The following coding sequences are from one bacterium window:
- a CDS encoding YraN family protein → MKTGAAGENLAVKYLENRGYITLERNYRFHHKEVDIICEKKGVIVFVEVKSNINNDFGEPIEKVDRNKASNIIDVAQAYLLKRKLFGKCNVRFDVIGVKNEKIQHIEDAFRE, encoded by the coding sequence ATGAAGACAGGTGCTGCCGGTGAAAACCTTGCAGTAAAGTACCTTGAAAATAGAGGCTATATAACACTTGAAAGGAATTATCGCTTCCATCATAAAGAAGTAGATATTATATGCGAGAAAAAAGGTGTTATAGTTTTCGTAGAAGTTAAATCCAATATAAACAATGATTTCGGTGAACCTATTGAAAAAGTTGACCGCAATAAGGCCAGTAATATCATTGATGTTGCCCAAGCTTATCTCCTTAAACGTAAATTATTCGGAAAATGTAACGTCAGATTTGATGTTATAGGGGTGAAAAATGAAAAAATTCAACATATTGAAGATGCTTTTAGGGAATAG
- the rplS gene encoding 50S ribosomal protein L19: MDTLTTTLPKLNIGDVVRVQTKLMEGEHIRKQKFEGIVIARNNSGIASTFTVRAIIEGFGVERIYPLHSPSIEKISVLGHEKVRRGKLYYLRKKKR, translated from the coding sequence ATGGACACATTAACTACTACTTTGCCTAAACTTAATATAGGCGATGTCGTTAGAGTACAAACAAAATTAATGGAAGGCGAACATATACGCAAACAAAAATTCGAAGGTATCGTAATAGCTCGCAACAATAGCGGTATAGCAAGCACTTTTACCGTACGAGCTATCATTGAAGGCTTCGGAGTTGAACGTATATACCCATTACATTCTCCCTCAATAGAAAAAATTTCTGTCCTCGGACACGAAAAGGTTCGTAGAGGTAAACTTTATTACCTGCGCAAGAAAAAGAGATGA